One genomic window of Hymenobacter sp. J193 includes the following:
- a CDS encoding TonB family protein, translating into MPPRNLTLVPPPAPDQHMSAELLRQYAAGTLVPAQQYHVEAHTSECARCAEVLEGLSVTDYATTERGLASVRSRLHTRLAVDAARHSHRYAAWTGVAATLLLLVAAASVFWLNSRPFMARRTPVANTAAEVPILAPQAATAAADKPAPSATPAAPVASPVAAAPAASATPNAGLTAVFPQPQVAYQSRVVPPRMRDVGPALAGSATAQHPANAISTNSLSTNQLASATTTTSTPVITSDAAEPAAEAYSVAVAAMEPRPSGSLLATALPAPRVEGVKPSAVAMAGSAIKSTEVATAATATNKADKLPATAAAAPVAGGRTAMQMPPSPDLASVPLGGHAAFRRYLKKELKFPEADRAKGVEGVVKLRFVVAADGSLQDIKVVSPVSEECDAEAIRLLKEGPAWYPAIVRGKRVPTVMRVSVTFNPLE; encoded by the coding sequence ATGCCGCCTCGTAACCTCACGCTTGTGCCCCCGCCCGCCCCCGACCAGCACATGTCGGCAGAGCTGTTGCGCCAGTACGCTGCCGGTACGCTGGTGCCCGCCCAGCAGTATCATGTGGAGGCCCACACCAGTGAGTGTGCCCGCTGCGCCGAAGTGCTGGAAGGTTTGTCCGTCACCGATTACGCCACTACGGAGCGTGGCCTGGCTTCCGTGCGCAGTCGTTTGCACACGCGCCTGGCGGTGGATGCCGCCCGGCACTCGCACCGCTACGCCGCTTGGACTGGGGTAGCCGCTACGTTGCTGCTGCTGGTGGCAGCGGCCAGTGTCTTCTGGCTGAACTCCCGGCCTTTTATGGCTCGCCGTACCCCGGTAGCCAACACCGCGGCCGAAGTACCCATACTGGCTCCGCAAGCAGCTACCGCGGCAGCAGACAAGCCGGCTCCTTCTGCTACCCCGGCGGCCCCGGTTGCTTCCCCAGTGGCAGCGGCTCCGGCAGCAAGTGCAACTCCAAATGCTGGCCTGACAGCAGTATTTCCGCAGCCTCAGGTGGCTTACCAGAGCCGCGTTGTGCCTCCCCGCATGAGGGACGTCGGCCCAGCGCTGGCAGGCTCAGCTACTGCCCAGCACCCAGCTAATGCCATTTCCACCAACTCACTATCAACCAACCAACTTGCCTCTGCTACTACCACTACATCAACCCCTGTCATTACCTCCGATGCCGCTGAGCCAGCTGCCGAAGCTTATTCCGTGGCGGTAGCGGCTATGGAGCCCCGGCCCAGCGGCTCCCTGCTGGCTACGGCACTACCAGCCCCGCGAGTAGAAGGAGTCAAGCCGTCCGCTGTAGCTATGGCTGGCAGCGCCATCAAATCTACGGAAGTGGCTACGGCTGCTACAGCTACTAATAAAGCCGACAAGCTGCCGGCAACTGCTGCGGCAGCACCGGTAGCTGGGGGCCGCACCGCCATGCAGATGCCGCCTTCCCCGGACTTGGCCTCAGTGCCATTGGGTGGGCATGCGGCGTTTCGGCGCTACCTTAAAAAGGAGCTCAAGTTCCCGGAAGCCGACCGGGCCAAAGGTGTGGAGGGCGTGGTGAAGCTGCGCTTTGTAGTAGCCGCCGACGGCTCGTTGCAGGATATTAAAGTTGTTAGCCCGGTATCGGAAGAGTGCGACGCGGAAGCCATCCGGCTGCTCAAGGAAGGTCCAGCCTGGTACCCTGCTATTGTGCGCGGTAAGCGGGTGCCCACGGTTATGCGCGTGTCTGTCACCTTTAACCCCTTGGAGTAA
- a CDS encoding RNA polymerase sigma factor: MFFRRRSKSPTELSDEELLLRYRQHGDVQDVGMLYDRHLTAVFAICRRYLRPDEDAQDAVMQLFEQLVEKLRRHEVDNFTAWLHTTARNYCLMVLRARQRTSPEGGGPLILHFPDATDMESAAGRHLPPDDPDEAASTEARLRYLEHALTELPDGQRQCLEMFYLQQKCYRDIADATGYDLSLVKSYLQNGKRNLKRMLESYPTDAAS; encoded by the coding sequence ATGTTTTTTCGCCGCCGTTCCAAGTCGCCCACTGAGCTTTCCGATGAGGAACTGCTGCTGCGCTACCGCCAGCACGGCGACGTGCAGGACGTGGGCATGCTCTATGACCGGCACCTGACGGCGGTATTTGCCATCTGCCGCCGCTACCTGCGCCCCGACGAAGACGCCCAGGACGCCGTGATGCAGCTCTTCGAGCAGCTGGTAGAAAAGCTCCGACGCCACGAGGTAGACAACTTCACGGCCTGGCTGCACACCACTGCCCGCAACTACTGTCTGATGGTGCTGCGGGCCCGGCAGCGCACCAGCCCGGAGGGTGGTGGCCCGCTTATCTTGCATTTTCCTGACGCCACGGATATGGAATCGGCGGCCGGCCGGCATCTACCTCCTGATGACCCCGACGAAGCCGCCTCAACCGAAGCCCGCCTCCGCTACCTGGAGCACGCTCTTACCGAGCTGCCGGATGGGCAGCGCCAGTGCCTGGAAATGTTCTATTTACAGCAGAAATGCTACCGCGACATTGCCGACGCCACCGGTTATGATCTTAGCCTGGTGAAAAGCTACCTGCAAAACGGCAAACGCAACCTTAAACGCATGCTTGAATCTTACCCTACCGATGCCGCCTCGTAA
- a CDS encoding von Willebrand factor type A domain-containing protein: MKCRYVVLIASLLATVPTLAQSVKPLVRSTSSAQTTYSVQGRVTDATGKKAVGLPGVTVLVKGTTIGTSTGSDGRYSLQVPAESKALTFSFVGYVTKDVKLTGKAVVDVALSPDIKQLNEVVVTGIQGRAAGVQISGAATVQQSKEDRKARAYSNSVAGYLAPAPEPGAGESYAAIAENGFRTVGKEPLSTFSIDVDAASYSNVRRFLQQGQYPPRDAVRVEEMLNYFQYDYPQPAPGTSAPFHIITEQAQCPWNNEHQLVQVALQARKVATEKLPPANLVFLVDVSGSMQGEDRLGLVKQALRLLTKELRPQDKVALVVYAGAAGTVLPPTAGSKRTDVLAAIEQLEAGGSTAGGAGLRLAYRVARENFNREGNNRVILCTDGDFNVGEQSDDAMERLVTEERETGVFLTVLGVGQGNYQDKKMELLADKGNGNYAYLDNLDEARRVLVQQFGGTLFTLAKDVKLQVEFNPARVREYRLVGYENRLLAAEDFNNDRKDAGELGSGHTVTALYEIVPVGAPATVDPLKYQPNPPVAPAAASAELLTVKLRYKEPQGLTSKLLAHPLTGEARPIRQASENLRFAAAVAQFGMLLRQSDYRGTATWEATAQLAWQAKSFDPDGYRAEMVRLIKLAEGIRPTPNDYGSR, from the coding sequence ATGAAATGCCGTTATGTAGTACTGATTGCCAGCCTGCTGGCCACCGTGCCCACGCTGGCACAGTCGGTGAAGCCGTTGGTGCGCTCCACGTCTTCAGCGCAGACTACTTATTCCGTGCAGGGACGCGTCACGGATGCCACAGGGAAAAAGGCCGTTGGCCTGCCAGGGGTTACCGTATTAGTAAAGGGAACTACTATTGGCACGAGTACCGGATCGGATGGGCGTTACTCGTTGCAGGTTCCGGCAGAAAGTAAGGCGCTGACTTTCAGTTTTGTTGGTTACGTGACGAAAGACGTAAAGCTCACAGGGAAAGCCGTTGTCGATGTAGCTCTTTCGCCGGACATCAAACAGCTCAACGAGGTAGTTGTGACCGGCATCCAAGGCAGAGCAGCCGGGGTACAAATAAGCGGAGCCGCCACGGTGCAGCAGAGTAAAGAAGACCGAAAGGCAAGAGCCTATAGCAACAGTGTCGCCGGCTACCTGGCGCCGGCTCCCGAGCCCGGGGCTGGCGAATCCTACGCCGCCATTGCTGAAAACGGCTTCCGGACCGTAGGCAAAGAGCCCCTGAGCACGTTCAGCATTGATGTGGACGCGGCCAGCTACAGCAACGTGCGGCGCTTTCTGCAGCAGGGCCAGTACCCGCCCCGCGACGCCGTGCGGGTAGAAGAAATGCTCAACTACTTTCAGTACGACTACCCACAGCCGGCACCCGGCACCTCGGCGCCATTTCACATCATCACCGAGCAGGCCCAGTGCCCCTGGAACAACGAGCATCAGCTGGTGCAAGTGGCGCTGCAGGCGCGCAAAGTAGCCACCGAAAAGCTGCCACCCGCCAACCTGGTTTTTCTGGTGGATGTATCGGGCTCGATGCAGGGCGAAGACCGGCTCGGCCTGGTAAAGCAGGCGCTACGGCTGCTCACCAAGGAGCTGCGTCCTCAGGATAAAGTTGCCCTGGTCGTCTATGCCGGCGCGGCTGGTACGGTGTTGCCGCCTACGGCCGGCAGCAAGCGGACCGATGTTCTAGCTGCCATTGAACAGCTGGAAGCGGGTGGTTCTACGGCCGGCGGCGCGGGCCTGCGCTTGGCTTACCGCGTAGCCCGGGAAAACTTCAACCGCGAAGGCAACAACCGCGTGATTTTGTGCACCGACGGGGACTTCAACGTAGGTGAGCAGAGCGACGACGCCATGGAGCGGCTCGTTACCGAAGAGCGCGAAACCGGCGTGTTCCTGACAGTGCTGGGCGTGGGCCAGGGCAACTATCAGGACAAAAAAATGGAGCTGCTGGCCGATAAGGGCAACGGCAACTACGCCTACCTCGACAACCTGGATGAGGCCCGCCGGGTGCTGGTGCAGCAGTTTGGTGGAACCCTGTTCACGCTGGCCAAGGACGTAAAGCTGCAGGTGGAGTTCAATCCGGCCCGGGTGCGCGAATACCGCCTCGTAGGCTACGAAAACCGCCTGCTGGCCGCCGAAGATTTCAACAACGACCGCAAAGACGCCGGGGAGCTAGGCTCCGGGCATACCGTAACGGCCCTCTACGAAATCGTGCCCGTTGGCGCTCCTGCCACCGTAGACCCCTTGAAATACCAGCCCAACCCACCTGTAGCCCCGGCTGCGGCATCTGCCGAGCTGCTCACCGTGAAGCTGCGCTATAAAGAGCCACAAGGCCTCACCAGCAAGCTGCTGGCTCACCCTCTGACCGGCGAGGCCCGCCCAATCCGGCAGGCCAGTGAAAATCTGCGGTTTGCAGCCGCGGTAGCGCAGTTTGGTATGCTGCTACGGCAGAGCGACTACCGAGGCACTGCTACCTGGGAGGCTACTGCGCAACTGGCCTGGCAAGCCAAATCGTTTGACCCCGATGGCTACCGCGCCGAAATGGTGCGCCTCATCAAGCTGGCCGAAGGAATCCGGCCCACGCCCAACGACTACGGAAGCCGTTAG
- a CDS encoding porin family protein → MNTRLFGRLAAACLFVAASFTAAEAQTRTVQTHRVGYPAPARSSYSPASSSSGVKFGIKAGLNVADWSGDAVESLQNLADLSQGSVTREMKPGFHAGVYATLPLGDKFSIEPGVQYSEKGMRLAGTLPFEQLDFLNAKVTATARMAYLDIPLIAKAHLTPGLYIYAGPQASILLSNKARVEASALGFSAYQHDFDIKSQFRPVDFAVTGGLGYQFDSGFGLSAGYDYGLSSLDKNNRFDAQNRVIKAAVNFSF, encoded by the coding sequence ATGAACACGCGTCTTTTTGGCCGCCTGGCCGCTGCTTGCCTTTTTGTTGCTGCTTCCTTCACCGCCGCCGAGGCCCAGACCCGCACTGTGCAAACGCACCGCGTGGGCTATCCGGCTCCGGCCCGCTCTTCCTACTCACCCGCCAGTTCCAGCTCCGGCGTGAAATTCGGTATTAAGGCCGGCCTGAACGTGGCCGACTGGTCGGGAGACGCGGTGGAAAGTCTGCAAAACCTGGCCGACCTGAGCCAGGGAAGCGTGACCCGCGAAATGAAGCCCGGCTTCCACGCCGGGGTGTACGCCACGCTGCCTTTGGGCGACAAGTTCTCCATTGAGCCTGGCGTGCAGTACTCCGAGAAGGGCATGCGCCTGGCTGGTACGCTTCCCTTCGAACAGCTTGACTTTCTGAATGCCAAAGTAACGGCTACTGCCCGCATGGCTTACCTTGATATTCCGCTGATTGCCAAAGCCCATCTCACGCCTGGCCTGTACATCTATGCTGGTCCGCAGGCTTCTATCCTGCTCAGCAACAAGGCCCGTGTGGAAGCCAGCGCCCTGGGTTTCTCGGCCTACCAGCACGACTTCGACATCAAAAGCCAGTTCCGCCCCGTGGACTTTGCCGTAACCGGCGGCCTGGGCTACCAGTTCGACAGCGGCTTCGGCCTGAGTGCCGGCTACGACTATGGCCTGTCGTCCCTGGATAAGAACAACCGCTTCGACGCGCAGAACCGCGTAATTAAGGCGGCCGTGAATTTCTCCTTCTAA
- a CDS encoding VWA domain-containing protein, whose amino-acid sequence MNRLLPLCGLLAGAWLLPACSQQYSTEDQNQVAAAPAYTELQPDSEAVAPPIERPAAPRDNYAVVHENAFLEARRNPLSTFAIDVDPASYANVRRFLTQDRQLPPADAVRLEELVNYFHYRYPQPTAGPASLNAEVAQCPWNPAHQLVLVGVQGREVPTAQLPPANLVFLLDVSGSMNEPDKLPLLKESVRALVQGALRPQDHVSIVVYAGAAGLVLPPTSGAEPEKILAALDGLEAGGSTAGGEGLRLAYNIARQHFLSGGNNRVILATDGDFNVGEQSDADMERLITQERQSGVFLSVLGFGRGNLQDSKMELLADKGNGNYAYLDNLREAQRVLVQQYGGTLFTLAKDVKIQVEFNPALVQQYRLLGYENRLLAAEDFNNDQKDAGELGSGQQVTALYEIVPAGSRPAPTSSTDALRYQQPASVAYTATDELLTVKLRYQEPQGSPSRLLTLPVRGVRFAEPIEHASDNLRLAASAAQFGLLLRQSAYRGSASWQNTAALAGSSTQSDPDGTRTEFRELIAQAEALSQAGKQ is encoded by the coding sequence ATGAACCGCTTGCTGCCCCTGTGTGGGTTGCTGGCTGGCGCGTGGCTATTGCCCGCCTGCTCCCAGCAGTACTCTACCGAAGACCAGAACCAAGTTGCGGCTGCTCCCGCCTATACGGAGCTGCAACCGGACTCCGAAGCAGTGGCTCCGCCGATTGAGCGGCCCGCTGCCCCCCGCGATAATTACGCCGTCGTGCACGAAAATGCCTTTCTGGAAGCCCGGCGCAACCCGCTTAGTACCTTTGCCATTGATGTAGACCCGGCTTCCTACGCCAACGTGCGGCGCTTCCTCACCCAGGACCGGCAGCTACCTCCCGCCGACGCCGTGCGGCTGGAAGAACTCGTCAACTACTTTCACTACCGCTACCCGCAGCCCACGGCGGGGCCGGCTTCTCTGAACGCGGAAGTAGCCCAGTGTCCCTGGAATCCGGCGCATCAGCTGGTGCTGGTAGGCGTGCAGGGGCGCGAGGTGCCTACGGCGCAGCTACCGCCCGCCAACCTGGTGTTTCTCCTGGATGTATCAGGTTCCATGAACGAGCCCGACAAGCTGCCCTTGCTCAAGGAATCGGTACGGGCGCTGGTACAGGGCGCTCTGCGTCCGCAGGACCACGTGTCTATTGTAGTGTATGCCGGGGCTGCCGGACTGGTGCTGCCGCCTACGTCTGGCGCGGAGCCCGAGAAAATTCTGGCGGCGCTGGATGGGCTGGAAGCCGGAGGCTCTACGGCCGGGGGCGAAGGCCTGCGCTTGGCCTACAATATCGCCCGGCAGCATTTCCTGTCTGGGGGCAACAACCGCGTAATTCTGGCCACGGACGGCGACTTCAACGTGGGCGAGCAAAGCGACGCTGATATGGAGCGGCTTATCACGCAGGAGCGCCAATCGGGTGTGTTTTTATCGGTGCTGGGATTTGGCCGTGGCAATCTGCAGGATAGCAAGATGGAGCTACTGGCCGATAAGGGCAACGGCAACTACGCCTACCTCGACAACCTGCGTGAGGCCCAGCGGGTGTTGGTACAGCAGTACGGCGGTACCCTGTTCACGCTGGCCAAGGATGTGAAAATTCAGGTAGAGTTCAACCCGGCCCTGGTGCAGCAATACCGCCTCCTGGGCTACGAAAACCGCCTGCTGGCAGCCGAGGACTTCAACAACGACCAGAAAGATGCCGGGGAACTGGGCTCCGGCCAGCAAGTAACGGCGCTGTATGAAATAGTACCCGCCGGGAGCCGGCCCGCGCCCACTTCCTCAACCGATGCCCTGCGCTACCAGCAACCTGCCTCCGTTGCCTACACCGCTACTGATGAGCTCCTGACGGTGAAGCTGCGCTATCAGGAGCCACAGGGCAGCCCTAGCCGGCTGCTCACGCTGCCCGTGCGCGGCGTACGGTTTGCCGAGCCCATCGAGCACGCCTCAGACAACCTGCGGCTGGCCGCCTCCGCCGCTCAGTTTGGCCTGCTGCTGCGGCAGTCAGCCTACCGCGGCTCAGCCTCCTGGCAGAATACCGCTGCCCTGGCCGGCAGTAGTACCCAATCAGACCCGGATGGCACCCGGACCGAGTTTCGGGAGTTGATAGCTCAGGCAGAGGCCTTAAGCCAAGCGGGCAAGCAGTAG
- a CDS encoding tetratricopeptide repeat protein translates to MRSGFVCFLVWCAASAGAWAQTSPTEATVLKQADALLAWRKYEAAFQLLQVFDPWHRQPAVALRAADIALRYHTQQQNFRAFNFKDLTLTESLDSLRRHASDSVSYQFPVGQVLDSLHRRFPANYKVEKALADYYFELQQCACSEEEFSEDELFQRMVSHYRVAHGHGYGDYLSYYALGYAFMRLGDFPASAAAYERSIALRKDYALAHFQLAYDYLELKRLPEARDQVQLAVALFKQPQLRTDAEFLLAELEHRLATPPAVVAPPAESQTVAPDSAVQAVTALRPASVQLLVPELRFQPDSVEALAPRLLQLVDTTQAPARFPQMLPVQPAPVAPAPAAPPASGFLLQPARGRE, encoded by the coding sequence ATGCGCTCCGGTTTTGTGTGCTTTCTGGTTTGGTGCGCCGCTTCGGCCGGGGCGTGGGCGCAAACTTCGCCTACCGAAGCCACTGTGCTCAAGCAGGCCGATGCCCTGCTGGCCTGGCGCAAGTACGAAGCCGCCTTCCAGCTTCTGCAGGTGTTCGACCCCTGGCACCGCCAGCCAGCCGTAGCCCTCCGTGCCGCCGATATTGCCCTGCGCTACCATACCCAGCAGCAGAATTTCCGGGCCTTTAATTTTAAAGACCTGACTCTCACGGAGTCGCTCGACTCCCTGCGCCGCCACGCGTCCGACTCGGTAAGCTACCAGTTTCCGGTAGGCCAGGTGCTCGATTCCCTGCACCGCCGCTTTCCGGCAAACTACAAAGTGGAAAAAGCCCTGGCCGACTATTACTTCGAGCTCCAGCAGTGCGCCTGCTCGGAGGAGGAGTTTTCGGAGGATGAGCTGTTTCAGCGCATGGTGAGCCACTACCGCGTGGCGCACGGCCACGGCTACGGCGACTACCTCTCCTACTACGCCCTGGGCTATGCCTTTATGCGCCTCGGCGACTTTCCGGCCAGTGCCGCGGCCTACGAGCGGTCCATTGCCCTGCGCAAGGACTACGCGCTGGCGCACTTCCAGCTGGCCTACGACTACCTGGAGCTGAAGCGCCTGCCCGAAGCCCGGGACCAGGTCCAACTGGCCGTGGCACTGTTTAAGCAGCCCCAGCTGCGTACCGATGCCGAGTTTCTGCTGGCCGAGCTGGAGCACCGCCTAGCTACTCCTCCCGCCGTAGTTGCCCCGCCCGCCGAATCCCAGACCGTAGCCCCCGACTCGGCTGTGCAGGCTGTTACTGCACTGAGGCCAGCCTCAGTACAGCTGCTGGTACCTGAGCTGCGCTTCCAGCCCGATTCGGTAGAGGCACTGGCGCCCCGGCTGCTCCAATTGGTCGATACAACGCAAGCACCAGCCCGCTTTCCGCAGATGCTGCCAGTGCAGCCGGCCCCGGTGGCACCCGCTCCGGCCGCGCCTCCAGCATCTGGGTTTCTTCTACAACCAGCCCGGGGGCGGGAATAG
- a CDS encoding prephenate dehydratase domain-containing protein, translating into MSSTPLSAIAIQGYAGSFHEQAARLHFGAEPTLQPCATFQEVVQRVADGRASAGLMAIENTLAGSILPNYLLLQQGTVRVTGEIYLPIRQHLLALPGQTLADIKEVHSHPMALRQCGPFLDQHSWRLVETDDTGRSAQRVRDELQWGVAAVAGEQAAHLFGLELLAPDIHADPGNYTRFLALAPATTEAPALPQADKASLYFHTAHAPGTLARVLTRIAGHGLNLTKLQSSPRPGQPWHYSFHIDVEFDNVYHLHELLAELPELTEDLQVLGIYHRGEMNELLPAPAEPTAACY; encoded by the coding sequence ATGTCGTCCACCCCGCTTTCTGCCATTGCCATTCAGGGCTACGCCGGTTCCTTCCACGAGCAGGCCGCCCGCCTGCACTTTGGGGCCGAGCCCACACTGCAGCCCTGCGCCACCTTTCAGGAAGTGGTGCAGCGCGTGGCCGATGGGCGCGCCTCGGCCGGGCTGATGGCCATAGAAAACACGCTGGCTGGCAGCATCCTGCCCAATTACCTGTTGCTACAGCAGGGCACGGTGCGCGTGACGGGCGAAATCTACCTGCCTATCCGCCAGCACCTGCTGGCGCTGCCGGGCCAGACCCTGGCCGACATCAAGGAAGTCCACTCCCACCCCATGGCCCTGCGCCAGTGCGGCCCCTTCCTCGACCAGCACAGCTGGCGCCTGGTAGAAACCGACGACACCGGCCGCAGTGCTCAGCGCGTGCGCGACGAGCTGCAGTGGGGCGTGGCGGCGGTAGCCGGGGAGCAGGCCGCCCACCTGTTCGGGCTGGAGCTGCTGGCCCCCGATATCCACGCCGACCCCGGCAACTACACCCGCTTCCTGGCCTTGGCCCCGGCCACTACCGAAGCTCCCGCCCTGCCCCAGGCCGATAAAGCTTCCCTGTACTTCCACACGGCCCACGCCCCGGGCACGCTGGCGCGGGTGCTCACGCGCATTGCCGGGCACGGCCTCAACCTCACCAAGCTGCAGTCGAGTCCCCGGCCGGGGCAGCCCTGGCACTACTCCTTCCATATCGATGTGGAGTTCGACAACGTGTACCATCTGCACGAGCTGCTGGCCGAGCTGCCCGAACTTACCGAGGATTTGCAGGTGCTGGGCATCTACCACCGCGGCGAAATGAACGAGCTGCTGCCCGCACCCGCCGAGCCCACGGCCGCCTGTTACTAA
- a CDS encoding pyridoxal phosphate-dependent aminotransferase, protein MNVTPASRLRHTGEYYFSQKLRELAAMQQAGASIINLGIGSPDLPPHPSVTAALTSSATLPTAHGYQGYQGTPALRGAIAEWYGASYGVLLNPATEVLPLLGSKEGIMHVGMTFLEAGDTVLIPNPGYPTYRAVAQLCGATVREYDLTAEAGWLPDLEALAQSDLAGVKMMLVNYPHMPTGTRADLAFLSRLVAFARKHQIMLVHDNPYSFILNDEPTSLLAVPGAREVALELNSLSKSHNMAGWRVGMLVGRADWLQEVLRFKSNMDSGMFLPVQQAAVAALRLDDEWYAELNAVYRRRRALVLELLQALDCTPDPEQTGLFVWAAVPASVADGYALSDEVLRETHVFITPGGIFGSNGNGYVRVSLCQSEEVLSQALERIAQWQQRQPATTLSR, encoded by the coding sequence ATGAACGTGACTCCCGCTTCCCGCCTCCGCCACACCGGCGAATACTACTTCTCGCAGAAGCTGCGCGAGCTGGCGGCCATGCAGCAGGCTGGCGCCAGCATCATCAACCTCGGCATTGGCTCCCCCGACTTGCCCCCGCACCCCAGCGTGACGGCGGCCCTTACCAGCTCGGCGACGCTGCCCACGGCCCACGGCTACCAGGGCTACCAGGGCACGCCCGCTCTGCGCGGGGCCATAGCCGAGTGGTACGGGGCTAGCTACGGGGTGCTGCTCAATCCCGCCACCGAAGTACTGCCGCTGCTGGGCTCGAAGGAGGGCATTATGCACGTGGGCATGACGTTTCTGGAGGCCGGCGACACGGTGCTGATTCCAAACCCTGGCTACCCCACCTACCGGGCCGTGGCTCAGCTTTGCGGGGCTACCGTGCGCGAGTACGACCTCACCGCCGAAGCCGGTTGGCTGCCCGACCTGGAGGCTCTGGCGCAGTCGGACCTGGCGGGCGTGAAGATGATGCTGGTGAATTACCCCCACATGCCCACCGGCACCCGCGCCGATTTGGCGTTCCTGTCGCGGCTGGTGGCGTTTGCCCGAAAGCACCAGATCATGCTGGTCCACGATAATCCGTACAGCTTCATTCTCAACGACGAGCCCACGAGCCTGCTGGCCGTTCCCGGTGCCCGTGAAGTAGCTTTGGAGCTGAACTCCTTGAGCAAGAGCCACAACATGGCCGGCTGGCGCGTGGGCATGCTGGTCGGCCGCGCCGACTGGCTGCAGGAAGTGCTGCGCTTCAAGAGTAACATGGACTCGGGCATGTTTCTGCCGGTGCAGCAAGCCGCCGTGGCCGCCCTCCGCCTCGATGACGAGTGGTACGCTGAACTGAACGCCGTGTACCGCCGCCGTCGCGCCCTGGTGCTGGAGCTACTGCAGGCCCTGGACTGCACTCCCGACCCTGAGCAAACTGGTCTGTTCGTGTGGGCTGCCGTGCCGGCTTCGGTAGCCGATGGCTACGCGCTGAGTGATGAGGTGCTGCGCGAAACGCACGTATTTATCACCCCGGGCGGCATCTTCGGCTCGAATGGCAACGGCTACGTGCGCGTGAGCTTGTGCCAGTCGGAAGAGGTGCTGAGCCAGGCGCTGGAGCGCATTGCCCAGTGGCAGCAGCGGCAACCTGCAACCACACTCAGCCGATGA
- a CDS encoding prephenate dehydrogenase, giving the protein MKTVTIIGLGLIGGSLGLSLRQLGLATHIIGVDQNTDNARRAQELGLVDETTADLAAAVRRADLVVVAVPMDAMLTVVPQVLDEVKQQVVIDVGSTKATLLAHLQEHPRRSRFVAVHPMAGTEYSGPEAAVPDLFADKTLVVCDAQYSDADAVQLVERVFQGLGMHLLFLDAADHDLHAAYVSHISHITSFALALTVLEKEKEEQRIFDLASGGFASTVRLAKSSPDMWVPIFRQNRLNVLDVLDEHLHQLQNLRNLIAREDFDGLHRAIEQANHIRKILP; this is encoded by the coding sequence ATGAAAACCGTTACGATAATCGGGCTGGGACTGATTGGAGGCTCTTTGGGGCTCAGTCTGCGGCAGCTTGGGCTGGCCACGCACATCATCGGCGTAGACCAGAATACCGATAACGCCCGCCGAGCTCAGGAATTGGGCTTGGTAGATGAAACCACTGCCGACCTGGCCGCTGCCGTGCGCCGCGCCGATCTGGTGGTGGTAGCCGTGCCCATGGATGCCATGCTCACGGTGGTGCCCCAAGTGCTGGACGAGGTAAAGCAGCAAGTCGTTATCGATGTGGGCTCGACCAAGGCCACGCTGCTGGCTCATTTGCAGGAACACCCGCGCCGCAGCCGCTTTGTGGCCGTGCACCCCATGGCCGGCACCGAATACTCGGGGCCCGAGGCGGCGGTGCCTGACCTGTTTGCCGACAAAACCCTGGTGGTCTGCGACGCCCAGTACAGCGACGCCGACGCCGTGCAGCTCGTGGAGCGGGTTTTTCAGGGTCTGGGGATGCACCTGCTGTTTCTGGACGCGGCCGACCACGACCTGCACGCGGCTTACGTCTCGCACATTTCGCACATCACCTCCTTCGCCCTGGCCCTCACGGTGCTGGAGAAAGAAAAAGAGGAGCAGCGCATTTTCGATCTGGCCAGCGGGGGCTTTGCCTCCACGGTGCGCCTGGCCAAAAGCTCCCCGGACATGTGGGTGCCCATCTTCCGCCAAAACCGCCTCAACGTGCTTGATGTGCTTGACGAACACCTCCACCAGCTCCAGAACCTGCGCAACCTCATTGCCCGCGAGGATTTCGACGGGCTGCACCGCGCCATCGAGCAAGCCAACCACATCCGCAAGATTCTGCCCTGA